From a region of the Fusobacterium perfoetens ATCC 29250 genome:
- a CDS encoding carbon-nitrogen hydrolase family protein — protein MKVGFIQFDVKKNFEINFNIIEKHLENLKCDLIVLPELTLSGYLFKNKEELKSKGIIIEKSQEIEKIKKLSEKFQCIMILGIVERLEDKFYNTAIIISKGKYIGKYQKIHLSDFEKNFFESGKENKVFDVDGVKIGVQICFDLWFPEISREQIREGADILVALGNFGGETTANILPIRAIENLTPIILCNRVGEENIIFNSESINAFFIGKSMVVDRDGKVLIEPKEKIEISEVVDIKLKKEKSNIICKNFFEEIDFHYNK, from the coding sequence ATGAAAGTAGGGTTTATACAATTTGATGTTAAAAAGAATTTTGAAATAAATTTTAATATCATAGAGAAGCATTTAGAAAATTTAAAGTGTGATTTAATTGTGTTGCCAGAATTAACTTTAAGTGGTTATCTCTTTAAAAATAAAGAGGAATTAAAAAGTAAGGGAATAATTATTGAAAAAAGCCAAGAAATAGAAAAAATAAAAAAATTATCTGAAAAATTTCAATGTATTATGATTTTAGGGATAGTAGAGAGATTAGAAGATAAATTTTATAATACAGCGATAATTATTTCAAAAGGAAAATATATAGGAAAATATCAAAAAATACATCTTTCTGATTTTGAAAAAAATTTTTTTGAAAGTGGAAAAGAAAATAAAGTTTTTGATGTTGATGGAGTAAAAATTGGAGTTCAAATCTGTTTTGATTTATGGTTTCCTGAAATTTCAAGGGAACAAATAAGAGAAGGAGCAGATATATTAGTTGCACTTGGAAATTTTGGTGGTGAAACGACTGCTAATATTTTACCAATTCGAGCTATAGAAAATTTGACTCCGATTATTCTATGTAATAGAGTAGGAGAAGAAAATATAATTTTTAATTCAGAATCTATAAATGCTTTTTTTATAGGAAAAAGTATGGTTGTAGATAGAGATGGAAAGGTTTTAATAGAACCGAAAGAAAAAATAGAAATAAGTGAAGTAGTAGATATAAAATTAAAAAAAGAAAAATCTAATATAATTTGTAAAAATTTTTTTGAAGAGATTGATTTTCATTATAATAAATAG
- the recN gene encoding DNA repair protein RecN: MLRELLIENLAIIEKLNLEFGDGLITLTGETGAGKSIILNGINLLLGEKASIDMLRSGEKQLVAQGVFEVNNEQKNELEKLDIEVENDEVIIRRTLDAQGKEKSYVNGARVPRTRLKEVMKSLVDIVGQHSHQMLLNKENHIKLLDKFIEEETVDIRKKIEFSLEKYSEVCEKIKEIEKEKNETAEKKEFYEFQLDEIEKANLKVGEDIDLENEYKLLFNAGKIKEKLSISEFQLKNDEINALDIIYSCKKQIEAIVDYGKDFEEIYEQIERVYYDLEDCVSTIEQLESDIEIDEHRLEEVVSRLNLIEKLKNKYGSTIEEILEFAENISSKLRTLDDNNYQTSLLEKEREKYKKDYWDAAFQLREVRKKFIKKIEENLGKELDFLNMKNAKLDIKLEEKEIMSKNGSDTIEFFITTNIGQPPKPLQKIASGGEVSRIMLALKVIFSHVDNIPILIFDEIDTGVGGETVRKIAEKLKEIGKNAQVICITHSPAIASKAHEQYYIEKNIKNGTTFTSVKKLSDKERIYEIARMLAGESISDSVLKHAEELLNEE, encoded by the coding sequence ATGTTAAGAGAATTATTAATTGAAAATTTAGCAATAATAGAAAAACTAAATCTTGAATTTGGAGATGGATTAATAACTCTTACAGGAGAAACAGGGGCAGGAAAATCAATTATTTTAAATGGAATAAATTTACTTTTAGGAGAAAAAGCTTCAATAGATATGCTTCGTAGTGGAGAAAAACAACTTGTAGCTCAGGGAGTTTTTGAAGTAAATAATGAACAAAAAAATGAATTGGAAAAATTAGATATAGAAGTAGAAAATGATGAGGTTATAATCAGAAGAACTTTAGATGCTCAAGGAAAAGAAAAATCTTATGTAAATGGAGCTAGAGTCCCTAGAACTAGATTAAAAGAGGTAATGAAATCTTTAGTTGATATAGTTGGACAACATTCTCATCAAATGCTTTTAAATAAAGAAAATCATATAAAACTTTTAGATAAATTTATTGAAGAAGAAACAGTGGATATAAGAAAAAAAATAGAGTTTTCTTTAGAGAAATATAGTGAAGTTTGTGAAAAAATAAAAGAAATAGAAAAAGAAAAAAATGAAACTGCAGAGAAAAAAGAATTCTATGAGTTTCAATTAGATGAGATTGAAAAAGCAAATTTAAAAGTAGGAGAAGATATTGATTTAGAAAATGAATATAAATTACTTTTTAATGCTGGAAAAATAAAAGAAAAACTTTCTATTTCTGAATTTCAATTAAAAAATGATGAGATAAATGCTTTGGATATAATATACTCTTGTAAAAAACAAATAGAAGCAATAGTGGATTATGGAAAAGATTTTGAAGAAATTTATGAGCAAATAGAAAGAGTTTATTATGATTTAGAAGATTGTGTGTCTACTATAGAGCAATTAGAAAGTGATATAGAAATAGATGAGCATAGATTAGAAGAGGTAGTATCAAGATTAAATCTTATAGAGAAATTAAAAAATAAATATGGTTCTACTATAGAAGAAATATTAGAATTTGCAGAAAATATAAGTAGTAAATTGAGAACGTTAGATGATAATAATTATCAAACATCTTTATTAGAAAAAGAGAGAGAAAAATATAAAAAAGATTATTGGGATGCTGCTTTTCAGTTGAGAGAAGTGAGAAAAAAATTTATTAAGAAAATAGAAGAAAATTTAGGAAAAGAATTAGATTTTCTTAATATGAAAAATGCTAAATTAGATATAAAATTAGAAGAAAAAGAGATTATGTCAAAAAATGGTTCTGACACAATAGAGTTTTTTATAACTACTAATATTGGACAGCCACCAAAACCACTACAAAAAATTGCTTCTGGTGGAGAGGTAAGTAGAATAATGTTAGCTTTAAAAGTTATATTCTCTCATGTAGACAATATTCCAATTCTTATTTTTGATGAGATTGATACAGGTGTTGGTGGGGAAACAGTAAGAAAAATTGCTGAAAAACTTAAAGAGATTGGAAAAAATGCTCAAGTTATATGTATAACTCATTCTCCAGCAATAGCTTCTAAAGCTCATGAACAATATTATATTGAAAAAAATATAAAAAATGGAACTACTTTTACATCAGTAAAAAAATTATCAGATAAAGAAAGAATATATGAAATAGCTCGTATGTTAGCTGGAGAAAGTATATCAGATTCTGTGTTAAAACATGCAGAAGAGTTATTGAATGAGGAATAA
- a CDS encoding tyrosine-type recombinase/integrase codes for MDLVKYFLEELRKENIISENTINFYKSDLDYFQKFIKNNNLLEISQDELEEYLQHIKEKYSENSVIRKITSLKSFYKFLLKRELLKVSPIENISTSRKDIKVKKFIEERELKAIIDVCEDTKIGNRDKIIIKLLSETGLKIVDILGIELNQIKENNYRFFLVKQRNIYVLINLSEDLSKELKEYIERYNIDSKFIFGELDNQKFKTNFLKYVKKANLDRNIVPSMIKNRCNYEREKINNYHNLDEIEIFDEIKKEYFAIGIGDE; via the coding sequence ATGGATTTAGTAAAATATTTTTTAGAAGAATTAAGAAAAGAAAATATTATTTCTGAAAATACTATAAATTTTTATAAAAGTGATTTAGATTATTTTCAAAAATTTATAAAAAATAATAATTTGTTGGAAATTTCACAAGATGAGTTAGAAGAATATTTGCAACATATAAAGGAAAAATATTCAGAAAATTCAGTTATAAGAAAGATAACTTCTCTTAAAAGTTTTTATAAATTTTTATTAAAGAGAGAATTATTGAAAGTCTCTCCAATAGAAAATATATCAACAAGTAGAAAAGATATAAAAGTTAAAAAATTTATAGAGGAAAGAGAGTTAAAAGCTATTATAGATGTTTGTGAAGATACAAAAATTGGTAATAGAGATAAAATTATTATTAAATTATTGAGTGAAACAGGCTTAAAGATAGTAGATATTTTAGGAATAGAATTAAATCAAATAAAAGAAAATAATTATAGATTTTTTTTAGTAAAACAGAGAAATATATATGTTTTAATAAATTTATCTGAAGATTTATCAAAAGAATTAAAAGAGTACATAGAAAGATATAATATTGATTCTAAATTTATATTTGGAGAACTAGATAATCAAAAATTTAAAACTAATTTTTTAAAATATGTAAAAAAAGCTAATTTAGATAGAAATATAGTTCCAAGTATGATAAAAAATAGATGTAATTATGAAAGAGAAAAAATAAATAATTATCATAATTTAGATGAGATAGAAATTTTTGATGAAATTAAAAAAGAATATTTTGCAATAGGAATAGGAGATGAGTAA